One region of Clostridiisalibacter paucivorans DSM 22131 genomic DNA includes:
- a CDS encoding LacI family DNA-binding transcriptional regulator translates to MSVTIKDVAKLAGVSISTVSRVINSSKPVSPEVKKKVLEVIEEIGYKPNEIARTLVTKKSFLIGVIVTNLSNSFVTEMVRGIEEIGKMYNYDILLCSTYGDKEAEYKYMQLLNRKQVEGIILISEVLNEGVKRQIKQYDIPFVFLSRDSYESEYSTVSIDNYDASYEMTNYLISLGHRNIAYVTNEKETKSMEKFRLEGYKKAISENENMKELVFYSEGKKVEQGYEVARDVLSCDEKITSVFCSRDELAIGVINYFYDNGVNVPENISVAGFGDIPMASIFRPKLTTIREPFYDIGAVAIRKIIKELKGEKTNEEHIILPFQIQKRKSCIKNKS, encoded by the coding sequence TGTTGCTAAATTAGCTGGTGTTTCTATTTCTACTGTATCTAGAGTAATAAATAGTTCTAAGCCAGTTAGCCCAGAAGTGAAGAAGAAGGTCTTAGAGGTTATAGAAGAGATAGGATATAAACCCAATGAAATTGCTCGAACTTTGGTTACAAAAAAATCATTTTTAATAGGTGTTATAGTTACGAATCTAAGTAATTCATTTGTGACTGAGATGGTAAGAGGTATAGAAGAGATAGGAAAAATGTATAATTATGATATATTGCTTTGTAGCACATATGGTGATAAAGAAGCAGAGTATAAATATATGCAGTTATTAAATAGAAAACAGGTAGAGGGTATTATATTAATATCTGAAGTTCTAAATGAAGGCGTAAAGAGACAAATTAAACAGTATGACATACCCTTTGTGTTTTTGAGTCGTGATTCTTACGAAAGTGAATATTCTACAGTTTCAATAGATAATTACGATGCTTCCTATGAGATGACAAATTATTTAATAAGTCTTGGACATAGAAATATTGCATATGTAACAAATGAAAAGGAAACAAAGTCTATGGAGAAATTTAGGCTTGAGGGCTATAAGAAGGCAATAAGCGAAAATGAAAATATGAAAGAACTTGTATTTTATTCTGAGGGGAAAAAAGTAGAACAGGGATATGAAGTAGCTAGAGATGTTTTAAGCTGTGATGAAAAGATAACGTCTGTATTTTGTAGCAGAGATGAGTTAGCTATAGGGGTTATCAATTATTTCTACGATAATGGAGTAAATGTACCAGAAAATATATCTGTGGCAGGATTTGGTGATATACCTATGGCATCTATTTTCAGACCAAAACTTACTACTATAAGGGAACCTTTTTATGACATAGGTGCTGTTGCTATACGAAAGATAATTAAAGAATTAAAAGGTGAGAAGACTAATGAAGAACATATAATATTACCTTTTCAAATACAAAAAAGGAAAAGTTGTATAAAGAATAAATCTTAA